A single genomic interval of Stieleria maiorica harbors:
- a CDS encoding heavy metal translocating P-type ATPase: MESNKKEIELLIHGMDCAEEVTLLKRELIPLLGDEDRLGFDLLNGKLSVDTSSLDVSRTDVLAAIERAGLKSEPWQDDGATSNDLSFWQKHQRSILTAVSGLFGLSGLALQLWTGESESVPIASIVLYSIGIVAGLLMVLPKAWRSLVSLRPDMNLLMSVAVIGAVLIGEWFEGATVAFLFSFSLLLESWSVGRARRAIASLMDLSPPTAHLRGEAGDVNDVAPADVPVGSTVVVRPGEKIPLDGRVLSGISGVNQAPITGESVPVEKEADDEVFAGTINGDGLLEIETTKAADDTTLARIIKMVGDAGSKRAPSEKWVEKFAAIYTPVVMIVAFLMLVIPPLVFGGEWSVWLYRSLVLLVIACPCALVISTPVSVVAALAAAARNGVLIKGGVFIEVPAHLKAIAMDKTGTLTRGEPTVVDVVPMNGHDEAELLLRAGALELNSNHPLARAIVEEAKRRELQLVPAGEFETIQGKGAAGIINGKPFWLGSHRYLEQRRQETPEVHEQLESMTEAGRTVVVVGNDEHVCGFITLADAIREETRDAIRQLHEAGVEQLVMLTGDNEGTAKAIAKEAGIDEVHAELLPEDKVVAVERLVKQYEHVAMIGDGVNDAPALARASLGLAMGAAGSDAAIETADIALMSDDLSKLPWLIHHSRRTLSIIRQNIAFSLAVKALFVVLTFAGFASLWAAIAADMGASLLVIGNGLRLLKS, from the coding sequence ATGGAGAGCAACAAAAAGGAAATCGAGCTGCTCATTCACGGGATGGATTGCGCTGAGGAGGTCACACTCCTCAAACGTGAATTGATTCCGCTATTGGGCGATGAAGATCGACTCGGTTTTGATTTATTGAATGGCAAGCTGTCCGTTGACACGTCTTCACTAGACGTGTCACGAACGGATGTGCTGGCGGCAATCGAACGGGCTGGCCTGAAGTCCGAGCCTTGGCAGGACGATGGTGCGACGAGTAACGACCTTTCGTTCTGGCAAAAGCATCAGCGTTCGATACTGACTGCGGTGAGTGGTCTGTTCGGACTGAGCGGGTTGGCTTTGCAACTGTGGACGGGTGAGTCGGAATCGGTACCGATTGCATCGATCGTGCTTTACAGCATCGGCATCGTTGCAGGTCTGCTGATGGTGCTGCCGAAAGCGTGGCGGTCGCTTGTCTCATTGCGTCCCGATATGAACCTGTTGATGTCAGTCGCCGTGATTGGAGCGGTATTGATTGGCGAATGGTTCGAGGGGGCGACGGTTGCGTTTCTGTTTTCGTTCTCACTACTGCTTGAGTCATGGAGCGTAGGCCGGGCACGTCGCGCCATCGCTTCATTGATGGACTTGTCACCACCAACCGCTCACCTTCGGGGCGAAGCAGGTGACGTGAACGACGTGGCTCCCGCTGATGTGCCGGTCGGTTCCACGGTTGTTGTTCGTCCCGGTGAGAAGATTCCGCTTGATGGTCGTGTCCTTAGCGGAATCAGTGGTGTGAATCAGGCACCGATTACCGGAGAAAGTGTTCCTGTTGAAAAGGAAGCCGATGACGAAGTATTTGCCGGAACTATCAATGGTGATGGCTTGCTGGAAATCGAAACGACCAAAGCTGCTGATGACACGACGCTGGCTCGCATCATCAAGATGGTTGGTGACGCCGGGTCCAAACGTGCTCCGTCGGAAAAGTGGGTCGAGAAGTTTGCCGCCATCTATACACCTGTGGTCATGATCGTCGCCTTCCTGATGCTGGTGATTCCACCGCTGGTTTTCGGGGGAGAGTGGTCAGTCTGGCTCTACCGTTCGCTGGTATTGCTGGTCATCGCTTGCCCGTGTGCCCTCGTGATTTCAACTCCCGTGAGCGTCGTCGCTGCATTGGCTGCTGCTGCTCGCAATGGCGTACTCATCAAAGGAGGAGTGTTTATTGAAGTCCCCGCCCACCTCAAGGCGATAGCGATGGACAAGACCGGCACATTGACACGGGGAGAGCCGACAGTTGTCGACGTAGTGCCGATGAACGGACATGACGAAGCGGAGCTACTGTTGCGAGCCGGTGCGTTGGAACTCAACAGCAACCATCCTTTGGCTCGTGCGATTGTCGAAGAAGCCAAACGTCGGGAACTGCAGCTTGTCCCCGCCGGCGAGTTTGAAACCATTCAGGGCAAAGGAGCGGCAGGAATCATCAACGGCAAGCCGTTTTGGTTGGGTTCACATCGCTACTTGGAACAGCGCCGACAGGAGACACCGGAGGTTCACGAGCAGTTGGAATCGATGACGGAAGCGGGGCGAACCGTGGTGGTGGTTGGAAACGATGAACACGTTTGCGGTTTCATCACACTGGCCGACGCCATTCGGGAAGAAACCCGCGATGCGATTCGTCAACTTCATGAAGCAGGTGTCGAGCAACTGGTGATGCTGACCGGTGACAACGAAGGCACGGCCAAAGCGATCGCGAAGGAAGCAGGCATCGACGAAGTTCACGCTGAGCTATTGCCTGAAGATAAAGTCGTGGCGGTGGAACGGCTGGTCAAACAATATGAACACGTCGCAATGATTGGCGATGGCGTTAACGACGCCCCAGCACTTGCTCGTGCGTCACTCGGGCTTGCGATGGGGGCCGCGGGGAGCGATGCGGCCATCGAAACGGCTGACATTGCTTTGATGTCCGATGACCTTTCTAAGCTACCGTGGCTGATTCACCATTCACGACGAACGCTCAGTATCATTCGTCAGAACATCGCGTTCTCGCTGGCCGTCAAAGCTCTGTTCGTCGTGTTGACGTTCGCCGGGTTCGCATCGCTGTGGGCCGCGATCGCAGCCGACATGGGAGCCTCACTGCTTGTGATTGGGAATGGTCTACGACTGCTCAAATCGTGA
- a CDS encoding efflux RND transporter periplasmic adaptor subunit, with the protein MTFCDVHGVHGCVLHNPLLAETKSLAEITDNDLVRAERALTVRPRRENLALSQLPGSRIQFASLDAMQSAGVDVEPVQRNAIIESVETAGEVRYDATKTAQVSPLADGIVKEVRVNVGDWVEAGQVLAVVDSEKVGRLKSDLLSALSDERLKQDAVRRIEPLANRNVIPGKRLLESQTELQQATSLVEKTVRSLSNLGLSVDLDRLRSLEPEQAKDAVRNLGTDQIEARDSDNLIVVIATLAGRVVERETVVGEVVDRGTQMFRLSDTRTVWLDLRVPAEEASLAKIGQEVRYRPDGQATEHRGKVIWISSDVDRQTRTVRVRAELENEDGSLRNESFGLGQIVLRDEPDAIVVPDSSIQWDGENTLVFVRDKRFFEKDRPKFFVARSVRVGIKQDGFTEIIAGVLPGEVVASSGSDVLRAQLLKNNLGAGCTCGH; encoded by the coding sequence TTGACATTTTGCGATGTTCACGGCGTTCACGGCTGTGTGCTGCACAACCCATTGCTCGCCGAGACCAAGTCACTTGCCGAGATTACCGACAACGATCTTGTCCGAGCGGAACGGGCACTGACGGTGCGTCCTCGTCGGGAAAACTTGGCACTCAGTCAATTACCGGGTTCGCGAATCCAATTCGCTTCGCTCGATGCCATGCAGAGTGCAGGCGTTGACGTGGAACCGGTGCAACGCAATGCAATCATCGAAAGTGTCGAGACGGCCGGTGAAGTTCGCTATGACGCAACCAAGACTGCTCAGGTCTCTCCACTCGCCGACGGAATCGTGAAGGAAGTGCGGGTCAACGTCGGTGATTGGGTCGAGGCCGGGCAGGTGTTAGCGGTTGTCGATTCCGAGAAGGTGGGTCGGTTAAAGTCCGATCTTCTGTCAGCGTTGTCTGATGAGCGGCTGAAGCAGGACGCCGTTCGTCGCATCGAACCGCTCGCCAATCGCAATGTCATTCCGGGCAAGCGGCTGCTGGAAAGTCAGACTGAACTGCAACAGGCGACGTCGTTGGTGGAGAAAACCGTTCGATCTCTCAGCAATCTCGGCCTGTCGGTTGATCTGGACCGGCTTCGCTCCCTGGAGCCGGAACAGGCGAAGGACGCCGTACGCAACTTGGGGACCGACCAGATTGAGGCGCGGGACAGCGACAATCTGATTGTGGTGATCGCCACGTTGGCGGGCCGGGTGGTCGAACGTGAAACGGTAGTCGGCGAAGTCGTTGATCGTGGCACGCAAATGTTTCGGCTATCCGATACACGAACGGTTTGGCTTGATCTTCGTGTTCCCGCAGAAGAAGCATCGCTTGCGAAAATCGGACAGGAAGTTCGCTATCGTCCTGATGGACAAGCGACAGAGCATCGGGGCAAAGTCATTTGGATTAGTTCGGACGTTGATCGGCAGACTCGAACGGTACGAGTGAGAGCAGAGCTTGAGAACGAAGACGGCAGCCTTCGCAACGAGTCATTCGGTTTGGGCCAGATCGTGCTGCGAGACGAACCGGATGCGATCGTGGTGCCAGACTCGTCGATTCAATGGGACGGCGAAAATACGCTGGTCTTTGTTCGCGACAAGCGATTCTTTGAGAAAGACCGACCGAAGTTCTTTGTGGCTCGCTCGGTTCGCGTGGGAATCAAGCAGGACGGGTTTACGGAGATTATTGCGGGCGTGCTGCCGGGTGAAGTCGTGGCAAGTAGTGGCAGCGATGTGCTGCGGGCACAATTGCTGAAAAACAACTTGGGTGCAGGCTGCACCTGCGGTCACTGA
- a CDS encoding efflux RND transporter permease subunit — protein MLTRLIDLSLHHRFAVLFGVLVLIAGGGYALSQLDVDAFPDTTPIMVQVNTTAPALSPEEIERQITYPIEQSLSGLPLLENIRSVSKYGFSQVVVTFEDGTDIYFARQVVGERLATVELPGGVSRPKMGPVATGLGEVFHYVLTYPGVDFTKLPESERMRMLTELRTTHDWVVKPQLRTVAGTAEINSWGGYEKQFQVRIDPAGLVSRGLTFGEVVDALQENNRNVGGGNVDRMGEMLLVQGLGRTTNISQIENIVIKASDGVPVRIRDVATVEVGHEIRRGAVTADGNGEAVMGLGFMLMGENTHQYTDALKQRVEEIKANLPPGMTLVTMYDRTELVDSVIDTVRKNLFEGGLLVIAVLFFFLGNLRAGLIVALAIPLSMLFAFSGMWRFGIVASLLSLGAIDFGLVVDSSVVMVENCVRHLSQANPLNRSRLERIRDAAVEVRGPTMFGELIIMIVYLPILTLEGIEGKMFRPMALTVIFALAGSMLLSMTLMPVLASLLLPKKMSHREPLLVRILKRLYRPVLHFTMHQKTAIIGFAVAVLVVAFGMIAPNLGTEFMPQLSEGSVAINVVRLAGTQLDESMRFNTQMEKALLDEFPDEVAHVWSRIGSAEIATDPMGLELTDVFITLKPRDEWKKAATQAELTALFEQKLRTLPGQRLAYTQPIKLRMDELGTGSRSDIAVKLYGDDLDTLAAKATEIERVLLDVPGSADVGATQLTGQPMLQVIIKQNEIARYGIPASSVLDLVEAVGNRPVGDVFQGQLRFPLTVRLPDEFRDDPEKIASIPVTTPRGEQIPLGRLAEVKFTSGPSQIAREWGQRRVTVSVNVRGRDVGSFVAEAERKIAEQVTLPSARYHVEFGGQFEHMIQARQRLFIVVPVALVLIFSLLYVTYGNAIDTVRIFTGIPFAWTGGVIALWLRDMPFSISAAVGFVALSGVAVLDDMLLVSTIRQLRQRGRDLESAVEEAALTRLRPVLMTTLVAALGFVPMALSTGMGAEVQRPLATVVIGGVVSAMVMSLLVLRVLYMVFQSPLGSADEPAHGDETPQKINGEQVDSEMFSESSTQRQPSRFGADTR, from the coding sequence ATGCTCACTCGCCTGATTGATCTTTCACTACATCATCGGTTCGCCGTTTTATTCGGTGTGCTGGTACTCATTGCGGGTGGCGGCTACGCACTGAGCCAGCTTGATGTCGATGCTTTTCCCGACACGACGCCAATCATGGTGCAGGTCAACACGACCGCACCTGCATTGTCGCCGGAAGAGATCGAACGCCAGATCACCTATCCAATCGAGCAGTCACTCAGCGGTCTGCCTTTGCTGGAGAACATTCGCTCGGTTTCGAAGTACGGTTTCTCGCAAGTTGTTGTGACGTTCGAGGATGGCACGGACATATACTTCGCCCGACAGGTTGTTGGCGAACGACTGGCAACCGTGGAGCTTCCCGGTGGGGTGAGTCGTCCAAAGATGGGACCGGTGGCAACGGGACTCGGCGAAGTTTTTCATTACGTGCTGACCTATCCGGGCGTGGACTTCACGAAGCTGCCTGAGTCTGAGCGGATGCGAATGCTGACCGAGCTTCGCACCACACACGATTGGGTGGTCAAACCACAGCTGCGAACCGTAGCGGGCACTGCCGAAATCAACAGTTGGGGTGGCTACGAAAAACAGTTTCAAGTTCGCATTGATCCGGCAGGTTTGGTGTCGCGCGGGCTGACGTTTGGCGAAGTCGTTGATGCGTTGCAAGAGAACAATCGCAATGTCGGCGGTGGCAACGTCGATCGCATGGGCGAAATGTTGCTCGTTCAGGGACTGGGACGCACGACTAATATTTCGCAGATTGAAAACATTGTGATCAAGGCGAGTGATGGTGTGCCGGTCCGGATTCGGGATGTGGCGACCGTTGAAGTCGGCCATGAAATACGACGTGGTGCAGTGACAGCAGACGGCAATGGTGAAGCTGTCATGGGGCTTGGCTTCATGCTGATGGGAGAGAACACGCATCAGTACACCGATGCACTGAAACAAAGAGTCGAGGAAATCAAGGCCAACCTGCCGCCGGGTATGACTCTGGTAACGATGTATGACCGCACGGAACTGGTCGATTCCGTGATCGACACCGTCCGAAAGAACCTGTTTGAAGGCGGGCTGCTGGTTATCGCCGTGCTGTTCTTCTTTCTCGGCAACCTGCGAGCCGGTCTCATCGTCGCGTTAGCAATTCCGCTGTCGATGCTGTTTGCATTCAGTGGCATGTGGCGTTTCGGGATTGTTGCCAGCCTACTCAGTCTGGGTGCGATCGACTTTGGGTTGGTCGTCGATAGTTCGGTCGTGATGGTTGAGAATTGTGTGCGTCATTTGTCGCAGGCCAATCCACTCAATCGCAGTCGATTGGAACGCATCCGTGACGCGGCGGTTGAAGTTCGCGGCCCGACGATGTTCGGCGAACTCATCATCATGATCGTCTATTTGCCGATCCTGACGCTGGAAGGCATCGAAGGCAAGATGTTCCGTCCAATGGCACTGACGGTCATCTTCGCCTTGGCCGGTTCGATGCTGCTTTCAATGACGTTAATGCCGGTGCTGGCCAGTCTGCTGCTGCCCAAGAAAATGAGTCATCGTGAGCCGCTGCTCGTGCGTATCCTCAAGCGGCTCTACCGCCCCGTGTTGCACTTCACGATGCACCAGAAGACAGCCATCATCGGATTCGCGGTGGCTGTGTTGGTAGTCGCTTTCGGGATGATTGCTCCAAACCTCGGCACCGAGTTCATGCCACAACTTTCGGAAGGCTCGGTTGCAATCAACGTAGTCCGGCTGGCGGGGACACAACTGGATGAGTCGATGCGTTTCAATACGCAGATGGAAAAGGCGCTTTTGGACGAATTTCCGGATGAAGTGGCTCATGTCTGGAGCCGCATCGGTTCGGCAGAAATTGCCACCGATCCAATGGGACTCGAATTGACTGATGTGTTCATCACGCTCAAACCGCGAGACGAATGGAAGAAGGCAGCTACGCAAGCTGAACTGACGGCGTTGTTCGAGCAGAAGCTGCGAACACTTCCCGGCCAGCGACTCGCCTACACTCAGCCCATTAAACTGCGAATGGACGAATTGGGAACCGGTAGTCGTAGCGACATTGCAGTCAAACTCTACGGCGATGATCTGGATACGCTTGCCGCCAAGGCCACCGAAATCGAGCGAGTGCTGCTCGACGTTCCCGGTTCAGCGGATGTCGGTGCGACTCAGTTGACCGGGCAGCCGATGTTGCAAGTGATAATCAAACAGAACGAAATCGCTCGCTACGGAATCCCGGCCTCCAGCGTCTTGGACTTGGTCGAAGCCGTTGGCAATCGTCCTGTTGGCGACGTGTTTCAAGGACAGCTTCGTTTTCCACTGACCGTTCGACTTCCTGACGAATTCCGTGACGACCCGGAGAAGATTGCCTCGATTCCGGTCACAACGCCACGCGGCGAACAGATTCCGCTTGGACGATTGGCCGAAGTGAAGTTCACGAGTGGCCCATCACAGATCGCCCGCGAATGGGGGCAACGCCGAGTCACTGTATCCGTAAATGTGCGAGGCCGCGATGTCGGCAGCTTCGTTGCAGAAGCGGAGAGAAAGATCGCGGAACAGGTAACACTGCCCTCGGCAAGATATCACGTCGAATTCGGCGGGCAGTTTGAACACATGATTCAAGCTCGGCAACGGTTGTTTATCGTTGTTCCGGTCGCGTTGGTACTGATCTTTTCGCTGCTGTACGTGACCTACGGTAACGCCATCGATACCGTGAGAATCTTCACCGGCATTCCGTTTGCGTGGACCGGCGGAGTGATCGCGTTGTGGCTGCGAGACATGCCATTCTCTATTTCTGCGGCAGTTGGTTTTGTGGCCTTATCCGGCGTTGCGGTGCTGGATGACATGCTGCTGGTCTCCACGATTCGGCAACTACGCCAACGCGGTCGGGATTTGGAATCCGCAGTCGAAGAAGCAGCTTTGACTCGGCTTCGTCCTGTATTGATGACAACGCTGGTGGCTGCGTTGGGATTTGTCCCGATGGCCCTCAGCACTGGAATGGGTGCGGAAGTTCAGCGACCGCTCGCAACCGTCGTCATTGGAGGCGTTGTCAGTGCGATGGTGATGTCGCTGCTGGTCTTGCGAGTGCTTTACATGGTATTTCAAAGCCCATTGGGTTCTGCGGATGAACCGGCTCACGGTGATGAGACCCCGCAGAAGATCAATGGCGAACAGGTTGATAGTGAGATGTTCAGCGAGAGTTCCACTCAAAGGCAACCGAGTCGTTTTGGTGCCGACACTCGCTGA
- a CDS encoding RND transporter, producing the protein MRLVYGMMLLAMFGFTTLGLTGCSSSTDTVSTEEHADHDHEGEDHAGHDHNGWWCNEHGVPEDECALCKTSLVADFKAKGDWCDEHDRPESQCFECSPENFEKFAARYEAKFGEQPPKPTE; encoded by the coding sequence ATGCGTTTGGTTTATGGAATGATGTTGTTGGCGATGTTCGGATTCACCACGCTCGGATTGACCGGGTGTAGTTCCAGCACGGACACAGTCAGCACAGAAGAACATGCTGACCACGATCATGAGGGCGAAGACCACGCTGGACATGATCACAACGGCTGGTGGTGCAACGAACACGGTGTTCCCGAAGACGAATGTGCTTTATGCAAGACGTCACTGGTCGCCGACTTCAAAGCGAAAGGCGACTGGTGCGACGAACATGACAGACCTGAATCGCAGTGCTTTGAGTGCAGCCCGGAAAACTTCGAGAAATTTGCCGCGAGATATGAAGCTAAGTTTGGTGAGCAACCACCGAAGCCAACGGAGTGA